DNA from Thermococcus argininiproducens:
ACGCTTTACATCCAGTACACTTGCTTTCAATAACCACGGGAATTTTCCCGACTTCACCTCTCCTTATAACTGGGATTATGCACTCTCTCTTTGCTATGATAACCGCTGGCCCTTTGGTCTGCATCGCTTCTCTTATAGCTTCCTTTGTAGCTTTGAGGTCATAGGGATCAACTGTCTTCACATACTTAACTCCTAATGCCTTCACAAGAGACTCAATATTTATTTCATTGAATTTCCTACCGGTTTCACTTCCCCCAGTTCCAGGATGTGGTTGATGTCCAGTCATTGCCGTTGTTCTATTATCAAGAATCATGATAAGAACATCAAGATCCTTGTAAACAGCATCTACAAGTGGCTGTAATCCATTGTGGAAGAATGTAGAATCTCCTATTGTTGCTATTATTTTCTTCCCCATTGCTATACTCTGACCGTTTGCTAAGCTTATACTCGCCCCCATTACATATTCAGTCCATATCACTTCTAACGGGGGAAGAAGTGATAGAGCATAGCATCCTATATCTCCGTGGACTGGGAGTTCATCCTTTTTGAATTTTAACTGCCTAAGGGCATCAAGCAAAGCCCTATAAGAGCCTCTATGTGGACAACCTGGACACATGGTTGGTGGTCTTGAAGGAGCTAATTTCTCAGCTTCTTCCACCTCTTTAGACTTCACGTACTCTTCCCCTTCATTACCAAGAATCTTTAAGAGGGCATTTCTTACAATTCTTGGAGTCAGCTCCCCTTCAAGAGGTAAATGTCCAGTTCTCTTCCCATAAATTGGGATCAATATTCCCTCGTCATAAGCAGCGATTTTGACTTCTTCCTCTAAAAAAGGAGCTCCATCTTCAATCACTATAGCCTTCTTGACGCTTCTTAAGAACTCCACTACAAGTTTTCTGGGTAGGGGATGAGGAGTTGAAAGTTTCAAGATCTTAAAGTTCTCTCCCATCTTTGAGGTGACTTCTTTAACATAGTTATAGGGTGCTCCTTCAGTTATGATTCCTATCTCTCCCTCTCCTTCGATCCAATTAAATGGAATACTCTCAAATTCAAGTTCAATCTCCTTTAATATTTGATTAAGCCATCTATGTCTC
Protein-coding regions in this window:
- the iorA gene encoding indolepyruvate ferredoxin oxidoreductase subunit alpha codes for the protein MEIANSQSSVAVPKVSNKKLLMGNEAIAYGALESGISFATGYPGTPSTEVIETIARLNPEVFAEWAPNEKVALEEAAGVAYTGLRTLVTMKCVGLNVAADPLMSLAYSGVEGGLVILVADDPGPHTSQTEQDDRYYGKIALLPVLEPADVQEAHDLVKYAYELSEKYKVPVIFRTTTRVNHTTADVEVGDFINLNREPKFKKDIQRYVRASMKGNLERHRWLNQILKEIELEFESIPFNWIEGEGEIGIITEGAPYNYVKEVTSKMGENFKILKLSTPHPLPRKLVVEFLRSVKKAIVIEDGAPFLEEEVKIAAYDEGILIPIYGKRTGHLPLEGELTPRIVRNALLKILGNEGEEYVKSKEVEEAEKLAPSRPPTMCPGCPHRGSYRALLDALRQLKFKKDELPVHGDIGCYALSLLPPLEVIWTEYVMGASISLANGQSIAMGKKIIATIGDSTFFHNGLQPLVDAVYKDLDVLIMILDNRTTAMTGHQPHPGTGGSETGRKFNEINIESLVKALGVKYVKTVDPYDLKATKEAIREAMQTKGPAVIIAKRECIIPVIRRGEVGKIPVVIESKCTGCKACALLTGCPALVFDSESGKMRIDSLICTGCGLCEQLCPFDAIVYPSGE